The genomic region AAGATAGCATCCCATCTATATTTTCAAGAATGTAGGACATGAAGAGATGGTGTTTCCTCTTTAAGTTCTTCCCATAACATCCTAAGAACATCTAACAATACCCTCCTTTATTTAGAATGCAGTAACTTCACTGATTAAAGACCCATTTTCTACCCCTTTTCTAAAGACCCATTTGACAGTCCCATTCTTTTCCACAATATAAAGAAAAGATGACAGAGATGCATGACTGCCTTAACATGACAAAGGAAACAACATGGCTTTTAGCCCTTAGCTTTGAGGCCCTAGAAATTGTGatctttataattttatttcttcgGTGGTGGAAAAAGTTCAAATCAAAATAGTTAAAACTTGCAACCATTTGCAGTAACAAGAAATTACAGTATGTTCCTCTGTAAAAACTTGGCATATTGTCCTTAAGTTTAGCCACTTAGTATTCATAAAGTCTAAAAGAAAGTAACTGTGAAAACACTTGTATGCAGCTGGTAAGCTAACTGTAGGTTTGTAATCATCTTTAGTAATAAGCTGTAACTAATCTGCATCGGGGACTATAAGATCTTTCAGGCAGTATTTTGATTAAATAcctgaagaaacaagaaaatttagtaaaagctgaaataattcATGATAAATCCACTATTTTAAGTTAAAACAGATAATGTATTGGTTGTCTCATTAAATTTTGACATTACATTGTTTTAAATTACCTAGTACATTTGTATGTCCAACTGAGATCATCGCCTTCAGTGACAGAATTGAGGAATTCAGAGCAATAAATACTGAAGTTGTAGCATGTTCTGTGGATTCAAAGTTCACTCACTTAGCATGGTATGTATCTTATCCTTGTCTTTTACTAAAAATTATTCATGGATTCATCGTAGCTGAAGAACTGTATCCCCAGATTTTAGCCTATATAAGTCATGTAAAAGCATGATGTTATTGATACAAATgtttataatatttttcagtggcAAAAATTTGTAACCATAGCGTGTGAAATCACCTTTTACCTTTGAAGCTTGTTTAATATGTATTATTTGAGATATGTCATACCTCAGTccaaaaaagtatttcaaatacaaaagaaaaaaagagagaagactGCAAGCATCTGTAAATACATTACACTGTCCCACTTCATAAGCACAGTGGTATAAAGTGAATATGACTGATAATAAAGAGGTCACAATTAATAGTGGCCAAAAATGCAAAAGATCTACTGAACATTTTGCTCAAACCATAAATAGCATTTGTCTCCCTTGTGTGCACAACAAGAGCAATGTTACTTGCACTAAATCCTTCTGACTATAATGTTCTGGTGTGCAACTTTTAACTTTGTGTGGGAAATATAAGTCTTTATGAGAAATACATCTGTATCTCATTTCTTTCAAAGGATTAATACTCCTCGGAAACAAGGAGGACTTGGACCTATGAAGATTCCACTTCTTTCAGATTTGACACACCAAATTTCAAAGGATTATGGAGTATATCTGGAAGATCAAGGGCATACACTGAGGTATTTACCTTTGTTacagtttgttggtttttttgctaggTTAGTACTTACTGCTTTATATCTAAAGAAGCATTTGATATATTCCATTGAGAGCAGTTTTTACTTGGGAATCCATGCTAAGAGAcaaaatatatgtttttaagaacacaaaaaaaatagctgtaatGAGTCAGAATGGAAGTCAAGGGTAATCTCCTGTTAACAGCAGCCATCAGCAGATACATAGGGCAGGGCAAGTATCCAGAATGCTCCAGGACTGCAGTTACTCAGGGACCTCCCAAGTTCCAAGTGGAGTCAAATCTAAGGGTGCCTGAGGGCCTCAAGGGAGAGATCTTTCATAAATTTGATTACTTGCTTTGAGGGCCTCAAGGGAGAGATCTTTCATAAATTTGATTACTTGCTTTCGGGATCCCTGTAATGTCATGGCATCTGCAGCATCCCCCTGGCAGCCCTGCCAGAGCTCGCTTCTCTGGTCTGCAAAGAACTGTCCCTTTTTGGTTTTAACTTGCCACCAGCTCATCTCGTCTGATACCCCAGGTAAAGAATAATAGGTTAGTAGTATTCTGAGGTTGTGGTATTTTATGTTACAGAGATGAAATTCCTCCCATAAAACAGTGTGTAAACACAACACTGTAATTAGTTCTGTTTCCTAAGACACACACAACGATGTTTTCACAGAGGCCTTTTCATTATTGACGATAAGAGGATCCTGCGGCAGATCACAATGAATGACCTTCCTGTGGGGAGATCCGTGGATGAAACACTTCGTTTAGTACAAGCATTCCAGTACACAGACAAACATGGAGAaggtgcttttaaaaatactttttatgtTGAAAATCGTTTTACTTAGCCTGAGAGCTGTATTTGTAGCTTTTTTGGCAGAAAAAGTACTCAGTAGCATTAGAGACTTGCCTTATGCAGTGAATGAAGTGGTTTGATTGCCCTGCTACCTCCACAGGTTGTTTCTAGTGTAGTAATTCACATTTTGCTTCAGATCCGTGAGAATGCAAAGCGTAAAGCCTTCCTTAGTCTGAGTTAAGGCACACAGTCTCTTACGAAATTGTTGAACTGATTGTTATGCTAAAACAATTCCAATAGATTTGGAAAAGTGAAAGGTAGGTTGCTGGGTAGTCACCTGAATTTTGCCATGAAACTTTTGTTTCTACTATAATAGGTGTTCATTCTCAGACACTGTTTTGTCAGTACTTTGCCTAGAAAGGCAAAAGAATTAAGTCAAGGCATAGGCATCCATCTAGAGATACACAGTTTGCAGTTAGAAGTGGTAGAGACCATCAGGTATAAAAGGTTATGACACTATCCCATGTATAAAGAAAACTGCATATTGAATAGCTGCTGCTATTTACATGTGACAGCTGTgtactgctttatttctttatttctagtTCAGAAAGGGAATATTCAGTGCACAAAAGTAAGTTTgtgtaaaaatactttttttttttttcagtttgcccTGCTGGCTGGAAACCTGGCAGTGAAACAGTAAGTCactttttatgtttaaatgcaAGTACTACTAGAAAACACTCATTTATTGTTTCCACTTAAGCCATATCCAAAATCTTTGCAACTTTCAGTGAGATGATATGAGTAAACTTACATTATTATAGTTACAGGTTTTGCATTAGTACTGATTTCATTAGGAGCTTGTTTTCCTCACACTAGACATGTCCCAGTTGTTTCAGATTCTTCATGTCTCAAGACAAAGCTGTCTTGAGCAGCAGTGAGTTTATGATccaagaacttttttttcctgttatcaCCTGATGAGAAGTTGGAAACCCTTAATTCTGTCCAGCCATCTTGGTTATTTTTCTATATAAACTCTTGGCTTTCTCAAGTCTTCCTGTGGATCCTAGGTTACAGATGCAAGTTCCCAAAGTGCTGCAGTGTCAGGCAGAGGCAGGGTGTGCCACTGTCAAGCTCCAGCAGAGCGCACTGCTTTGCTGTGCAAGAGCTCTCCTGCCTGCATGAGGCTACAAGCAGAAGAGCTGCCGTTCAGATAAACACCCATTGAACTTGTTTGTGTTCTCTGGGCTTGGGTCAAGCCTCAGCAGAATAATGAAACTTTCACCGGAGGTCCGAGCAGCCTAGTTCTGATGAGATCACTCTCATTTATCTGAGCATGTGGCTTTCTTCCGGACCATCTCGTGATGACAGAGCGTTGTTGTTTAAGAGCTGTCTCAACAAAAAGCAGGTCCCAGCGGCCTCTAAGCAGAGTAGTGAGCATTGTAATTGATAGTAAAAACACTGGAATGTTAAGTCATGTTTCTTTGCTGGATGTGAAAACTTGCCAGGATGACTTGAGGCcagaaggcagaagaagagTGTCTCCATGGGGGAAGCTGGTTATTAAGCCTAAACTAACAAGAGGGCTGGCTGGCCTAATGGGCCTAATTAGGCACTGAAAAAGTTCTGCTTTCCTTAACCATGGATAACCTAAATACAACATTAACATGTTCTAAAGAATGGTTTTAGAGTGCTGAGTTTAACAGCTTCAATACTACCTGTTTAAAGTTCTAAACCAATACATAAGtgttctctttctcctttgtgGAAAACATACAGATAATTTAAGTAGCAGAGTAGTTCAGAAATACTTTCTTGAAGATATAGCCATGCCTTCTAAATGTGTTTGATTTAATCAGATCAAACCAGAGGAAGCCATGAGAGTGTGGTGGCCAAGGGAAGAACTGTAAGTAAATTCTGATTCCTGATTTCAGTTATTAATATACTAAAATTCTTTATCTGGGGACAAGCAGCATAGATTTATGTGCTCCCAATTGCTAAAATTCTTCCTTTGGTAGGCTGCACTCTCTCTTCCTTAATTAGTTAAATCTTTCTGATACTACTAAGTATTTTTAGAGGTAAAAAGTAATGTAGTAACAAATCAACTCCTCAGTTTATCTTCAGTGCTCCTTGTGGGTTGGCCTTAGCATCTTATTATGAAATATTGTATTGTTCTGGTTTTACAGTTTGTTGCATTTGTGTGGGTTTGGTTTGAGACTAACATTTTAATCTTCTTTCTTGTACAGATAATTCCAGATCCAGCTGgaaaactgaagtattttgaTAAGCTAAACTGAGACTCTCTTCTGTTCAATTACATAGGTTGCATTCAGCTTGATTTTTGCcaataaaatttcattaattttgttaCAATCATGAGTCACTTGGCTAATATGTAACTGCAGTAGACCATTAAAGGTCTTGTTGCTTAAACAGGCGTCTAACCTGTGTGAAGCATGGGTACCACATTAATTATCAGAgaatatttttgtgaaatacTTGGTTTCCTTGTAAGTCTTGTGTAGGTGCTTGGTTTTCCCACAGTGTACTTCTTTTAGCATCTCAGGCTTCGATTcatggagctggggctgttcagcctggagaagaggaggctcaggggagacctcattactctctacaactccctgaaaggagggggtagccaggggggggttggtctcttttcccaggcaactctcagcaagacaagagggcacggtctcaagttgtgccaggggaggtttag from Heliangelus exortis chromosome 1, bHelExo1.hap1, whole genome shotgun sequence harbors:
- the PRDX4 gene encoding peroxiredoxin-4 isoform X2; amino-acid sequence: MEAVRRRLRAGGGVRTWRSPLLLLVVVTVVAAQGGEAAEAPRSARQREDEQCHYYAGGQVYPGEAARVPFSDHSLHLSQAKISKPAPYWEGTAVINGEFKELKLTDYEGKYLVFFFYPLDFTFVCPTEIIAFSDRIEEFRAINTEVVACSVDSKFTHLAWINTPRKQGGLGPMKIPLLSDLTHQISKDYGVYLEDQGHTLRGLFIIDDKRILRQITMNDLPVGRSVDETLRLVQAFQYTDKHGEVCPAGWKPGSETIKPEEAMRVWWPREEL
- the PRDX4 gene encoding peroxiredoxin-4 isoform X1; translation: MEAVRRRLRAGGGVRTWRSPLLLLVVVTVVAAQGGEAAEAPRSARQREDEQCHYYAGGQVYPGEAARVPFSDHSLHLSQAKISKPAPYWEGTAVINGEFKELKLTDYEGKYLVFFFYPLDFTFVCPTEIIAFSDRIEEFRAINTEVVACSVDSKFTHLAWINTPRKQGGLGPMKIPLLSDLTHQISKDYGVYLEDQGHTLRGLFIIDDKRILRQITMNDLPVGRSVDETLRLVQAFQYTDKHGEVCPAGWKPGSETIIPDPAGKLKYFDKLN